From the Candidatus Paceibacterota bacterium genome, one window contains:
- a CDS encoding cation:proton antiporter, whose product MTDIIIFLAVVYLFSFFLGRVFEKIKIPPMFAPLLFGILLAIKNPFYGVISSENFIFLANLGMYFLLFLIGFEIDFKNIKKTGSFIIKSTILIVLLEALVDGILFHFIFGYGWIIALVIALIFATVGEEILLPILDKCGLLKTKLGQSILKIGVFDNLLEFLGVILISVYLGATSKINIDFGIILFYVLGFVLIFLLLWKIKKRIRDFLEDLDLQAIFIFVFAIFFLFLFIGKNAEATAITAIIGGILIRSFIKLKERFEEVEHEIKTFAYSLFGPLFFVWVGSSINMKYILEYPIPILVIVAAVTLSNILASFFVTRKELGTRNAFLLGISFCVKFSTSIVLIRVLYDLGILENKLYSVLVGSSIFFVLIPPLVFSLLVSLPQKIFQKK is encoded by the coding sequence CTCCTTTGCTTTTTGGTATTTTATTAGCTATAAAAAATCCATTTTATGGGGTAATTTCTTCTGAAAATTTTATTTTTTTAGCAAATCTTGGAATGTATTTTTTGCTTTTTTTAATAGGATTTGAAATAGACTTTAAAAACATTAAAAAGACTGGCTCTTTTATAATAAAATCCACGATTTTAATTGTTTTGTTAGAGGCTTTGGTTGATGGTATTTTGTTTCATTTTATTTTTGGCTATGGATGGATAATAGCTTTAGTTATAGCTTTAATTTTTGCAACAGTGGGGGAGGAAATTTTATTGCCAATTTTAGATAAATGCGGATTACTTAAAACAAAATTAGGACAAAGCATCTTAAAAATAGGGGTTTTTGATAATTTATTAGAGTTTTTGGGTGTAATTTTAATAAGTGTTTATTTAGGGGCGACATCAAAGATAAATATTGATTTTGGAATAATTTTATTTTACGTTCTTGGTTTTGTCTTGATATTTCTTCTTTTGTGGAAAATTAAAAAAAGAATTAGAGATTTTTTGGAAGATTTAGATCTTCAGGCAATTTTTATTTTTGTTTTTGCAATTTTCTTTCTTTTTCTTTTTATCGGTAAAAACGCAGAGGCAACAGCAATAACTGCAATAATTGGAGGTATATTAATAAGAAGTTTTATAAAATTAAAAGAACGGTTTGAAGAGGTGGAGCACGAAATAAAAACCTTTGCCTATAGTCTTTTTGGGCCCTTATTTTTTGTTTGGGTTGGATCAAGTATTAATATGAAATATATTCTTGAATATCCCATTCCAATTTTAGTTATTGTTGCCGCAGTAACTCTTTCTAACATTTTGGCAAGTTTTTTTGTAACAAGAAAAGAATTGGGGACGAGAAATGCATTTTTGTTGGGTATCAGCTTTTGTGTAAAATTTAGTACTAGTATAGTCTTAATAAGAGTTCTTTACGATCTTGGTATTTTAGAAAATAAACTTTATTCGGTTTTGGTTGGATCTAGTATTTTCTTTGTTTTAATACCTCCTTTAGTATTTTCTCTTTTAGTGAGTTTACCACAGAAAATATTTCAAAAAAAATAA
- a CDS encoding aromatic amino acid transport family protein — protein MEEKIKKYIYSTSLLAGTIIGVGLFSLPYITAQVGLPITIFYFLIIIGLVLVIHLLFSEVALKTPDFLRFSGYAKIYLGKIGSSLTSISVIGSLIGSLLAYLIVGGKFLGEIFIPIVGGNDFIFVILYFILGSIFIFFGVRAISKIEFWGLVLFILILCLLVFPSISHFKRVNLSVAFNSSDLFLPYGPILYSLWGAALIPQAEEILGREKKQLKKITAISIIIPSVVYLFFIIMILGIAGENVSPAALTCLGGILGNNIYKIGLLLGVLTTFTSFVALGLTLKDVFHYDFKISKNISWFFTCFVPLALFLLGFQNFIEIIGFIGAVFLGITGILIIFMYQKIKKETLKVKILTLPLILVFALGIIYQIIYFLK, from the coding sequence ATGGAAGAAAAAATAAAAAAATATATTTATTCAACTAGTCTTCTGGCAGGAACAATAATTGGTGTTGGTTTGTTTTCACTTCCTTATATTACAGCTCAAGTGGGTTTGCCAATTACAATTTTTTATTTTTTAATCATAATTGGATTAGTTCTAGTTATCCATTTACTTTTTAGTGAAGTTGCGCTCAAGACACCTGATTTTTTGAGATTTTCGGGTTATGCGAAAATATATCTTGGTAAGATTGGCTCAAGTCTAACAAGTATTTCTGTTATTGGCAGCCTTATTGGTTCTCTCCTTGCATATTTAATAGTTGGGGGAAAATTCCTTGGAGAGATTTTTATCCCTATTGTAGGTGGAAATGATTTTATTTTTGTGATTTTATATTTTATTTTAGGGTCTATTTTTATATTTTTTGGGGTGAGGGCAATTTCAAAGATAGAATTTTGGGGATTAGTTTTATTTATTTTGATTTTATGTTTATTAGTGTTTCCAAGCATTAGTCACTTTAAAAGAGTAAATCTTTCTGTGGCGTTTAATTCCAGTGATTTATTTTTGCCATATGGTCCAATTTTGTATTCTCTTTGGGGAGCAGCATTAATTCCACAGGCAGAAGAAATTCTTGGAAGAGAAAAAAAACAATTAAAAAAGATAACGGCTATTTCAATAATAATACCCTCTGTTGTTTATTTATTTTTTATAATAATGATTTTGGGTATTGCTGGGGAAAATGTATCACCCGCAGCTCTTACGTGTCTTGGTGGAATCTTGGGAAATAATATTTATAAAATAGGATTGTTATTGGGAGTCTTAACTACTTTCACTTCTTTTGTTGCGCTTGGCTTAACACTCAAGGACGTATTCCATTATGATTTTAAAATTAGTAAAAATATTTCTTGGTTTTTTACTTGTTTTGTTCCTTTGGCGCTTTTTTTGCTTGGTTTTCAAAACTTTATAGAAATCATAGGGTTTATAGGCGCTGTTTTTCTTGGGATTACAGGGATATTAATAATTTTTATGTATCAGAAGATAAAAAAAGAGACACTTAAAGTAAAAATCCTTACCCTACCTTTAATTTTAGTTTTTGCGTTAGGAATAATTTATCAAATAATATATTTTTTAAAATAA